A single window of Caldimicrobium thiodismutans DNA harbors:
- a CDS encoding Trm112 family protein gives MQRERIDAYLEVLACPQCKGDLEYKEDRSQGIKGFFCKKCRLLYPIFEDIPVMLPEEAISITNESS, from the coding sequence ATGCAAAGGGAAAGAATTGATGCCTATCTTGAGGTGCTTGCCTGTCCCCAGTGTAAAGGAGATCTGGAGTATAAAGAGGATAGATCTCAAGGGATAAAGGGTTTTTTTTGTAAAAAGTGTAGACTTCTCTATCCCATCTTTGAAGATATCCCTGTTATGTTACCAGAAGAAGCTATATCTATAACTAATGAGTCATCCTAA
- a CDS encoding DUF4416 family protein: protein MSHPKKVEPVLFFIALMEREYNSFKRIKDILEKDLGMVLLQSQTFDFSKFTDYYIEEMGSPLWKTFYFFEYLKEPEFLVELKHICYSLERETADLDGKRNLNLDPGYLTLSKVVLATFKDYAHRIYLGRSVFAEVTLIYRSGGFQSLPWTYPDYKEKMTLEYFNRARALYKDRLRAH from the coding sequence ATGAGTCATCCTAAAAAGGTTGAGCCTGTTCTTTTTTTCATTGCCCTTATGGAAAGAGAATATAACTCTTTTAAAAGGATAAAAGATATCTTAGAAAAAGATCTTGGAATGGTGCTTCTTCAGAGTCAGACTTTTGATTTTTCTAAATTTACGGACTATTATATAGAAGAGATGGGTAGTCCCCTTTGGAAGACCTTTTACTTCTTTGAATATCTTAAGGAACCTGAGTTTTTGGTTGAGCTAAAACATATCTGTTATAGCTTAGAGAGAGAAACAGCGGATTTGGATGGAAAGAGAAACCTTAATCTTGACCCTGGATATCTTACCCTATCCAAGGTTGTCCTTGCTACCTTCAAGGATTATGCGCATAGGATCTATTTGGGAAGGTCTGTTTTTGCTGAGGTAACTCTTATTTACAGAAGCGGAGGCTTTCAAAGTTTACCCTGGACCTATCCAGATTATAAAGAAAAGATGACCCTTGAATATTTTAATCGGGCAAGAGCCCTTTATAAGGATAGACTTCGTGCTCATTGA
- the moaA gene encoding GTP 3',8-cyclase MoaA, whose protein sequence is MLIDNYGRKIEYLRISVTDRCNFRCIYCQSREPIKFIPHEELLTYEEIEEVVRTAVELGVKRVRLTGGEPLGRKGIEGLVERLSKIEGLQDLSLTTNGYLLLEKAEILKRAGLKRLNISLDTLKEEKFEKITGGFSFDKIWKGVLKALEVGFEPLKINMVVIRGLNDDEIIDMAKLTLRYPWEIRFIEFMPIGGSVLWNEENVVSISEIKKILETFFPLEPVSSFGGGPARVFKWKDAVGKLGFISPLSEHFCNKCNRFRITANGMLRTCLFSDEEINLKDYLRGGKGSLKEAFFLALQRKPEKRLLKPTQRPMRAIGG, encoded by the coding sequence GTGCTCATTGATAATTACGGAAGAAAAATTGAATATCTTAGGATTTCTGTAACAGATAGATGTAATTTTAGATGTATTTATTGCCAGAGTAGAGAACCTATTAAATTTATCCCTCATGAAGAGCTTCTTACCTATGAGGAGATCGAAGAGGTGGTAAGAACAGCAGTTGAACTTGGAGTAAAAAGAGTCAGGCTTACAGGGGGGGAACCCTTAGGTAGAAAGGGTATTGAGGGCTTAGTGGAAAGATTATCAAAAATAGAGGGACTTCAGGATTTGAGTCTAACTACCAATGGATACCTTCTTTTGGAAAAGGCTGAAATTCTAAAAAGGGCAGGCCTTAAAAGATTGAATATAAGTCTTGATACCCTTAAAGAAGAAAAGTTTGAAAAGATTACCGGTGGATTTAGTTTTGATAAAATCTGGAAAGGAGTATTAAAGGCCCTGGAGGTAGGTTTTGAACCCTTAAAGATTAACATGGTAGTAATCAGGGGTCTGAATGATGATGAGATTATTGATATGGCTAAGTTGACTTTGAGGTATCCCTGGGAGATAAGGTTTATAGAGTTTATGCCAATTGGGGGGAGTGTGCTCTGGAATGAAGAAAATGTCGTATCTATAAGCGAGATTAAGAAAATCTTAGAAACCTTTTTCCCCCTTGAACCTGTATCCTCCTTTGGAGGAGGGCCAGCGCGGGTTTTTAAGTGGAAGGATGCTGTCGGAAAGCTTGGATTTATCTCTCCCCTCAGTGAGCATTTTTGTAATAAATGTAATCGCTTCAGAATTACTGCCAATGGCATGCTCAGGACTTGTCTTTTTTCAGATGAAGAAATAAATTTGAAGGATTATTTAAGGGGGGGTAAGGGGTCTCTTAAAGAGGCTTTTTTCCTTGCTTTACAAAGAAAACCTGAAAAAAGGCTTCTAAAGCCTACACAAAGGCCAATGAGAGCCATTGGAGGATAA
- a CDS encoding PSP1 domain-containing protein yields the protein MEEENREIYLAFGVLKPDRPDRILKLTKPVSRGSFVLVEFPEGRKEVFIIKDYCYRFPFDLKDLPVVLRKANPKEISAFEKRRELEAKGKELCETFAKELALEMNLVDVECYFDKSKIIFYYTAEGRIDFRELVKQLARALRMRIEMRQIGVRNETALIGGLGICGKEFCCAQFLKNFASLSIKMAKDQGLILDPNKISGPCGRLLCCLSYEEALYQEFLSDLPRAGSKISLSGRNFRVIKYNFFQATATLESEEGGFYTVPITELKNYIIMETDDSEEGVKEWQG from the coding sequence ATGGAAGAGGAAAATAGGGAGATCTATCTTGCCTTTGGGGTCTTAAAACCTGATAGACCCGACAGAATTCTTAAACTTACAAAGCCTGTTAGCCGGGGGTCCTTTGTCTTGGTTGAGTTTCCTGAAGGAAGAAAGGAGGTGTTTATAATAAAAGATTATTGCTATCGCTTTCCCTTTGATTTGAAAGATCTTCCTGTAGTTTTACGCAAGGCCAACCCTAAGGAAATTTCTGCTTTTGAAAAGAGGCGTGAGCTTGAGGCAAAAGGTAAGGAACTCTGTGAGACCTTTGCAAAGGAGCTTGCCCTTGAGATGAATTTGGTAGATGTGGAGTGTTATTTTGATAAGAGTAAGATTATCTTTTATTATACAGCTGAAGGCCGTATTGACTTTAGAGAGCTCGTGAAACAACTTGCCAGGGCTCTCAGAATGAGGATAGAGATGCGCCAGATTGGGGTAAGGAACGAGACCGCTTTAATTGGAGGCCTTGGAATCTGTGGAAAGGAGTTTTGCTGTGCCCAGTTTTTAAAAAATTTTGCCTCTCTTTCAATTAAAATGGCCAAGGATCAGGGTCTAATTCTTGATCCTAATAAGATATCAGGACCCTGTGGAAGATTACTCTGCTGTCTCTCCTATGAAGAAGCTCTTTATCAAGAGTTTCTATCTGATCTTCCCAGGGCAGGAAGTAAGATAAGTCTCTCGGGGAGAAACTTCAGGGTAATTAAATACAATTTTTTTCAAGCTACAGCTACCCTTGAAAGCGAAGAGGGAGGCTTTTACACAGTTCCCATTACAGAACTGAAAAATTATATTATTATGGAGACTGATGACTCTGAAGAAGGAGTAAAGGAGTGGCAGGGGTAA
- the metG gene encoding methionine--tRNA ligase: MAGVKIYLTTPIYYVNSYPHLGHAYTTIVADALARFYRQKGYEVFFLTGTDEHGDKIVKAAQERGKSPKEFVDDVAGAFKKTWNALGLTYNHFIRTTDLEHKKTVQYILQTLYEKGEFYLDEYEGAYCFGCERFLTSKELDERGYCRDHQRAPVWLREKNYFFNLEKYRPWLRDYLQQEDLIYPSFYKEEVLNLLDEPLPPLCISRPKSRLAWGIELPFDRDYVTYVWFDALINYLSGIGFPENPDWKALWKESHHFIAKDILKPHAIYWPIILKALGLPIYKKLYVHGYWLIHKIKMSKSLGNVVEPLELSKQFGNDPLRYFLLREMAFGYDAEFSLEQFFIRYNADLANDYGNLVYRTLNLVEKYFRGEVPPYESLQTEDYELREKVESAVNKYFSLFENLQFHLAIEELFQAIRFANVYIDRTAPWKEMKEGRRSRAGTILRNLLSAIRSFALALSPVLPESSSKLLENLSLNPTEISFKEIFDWSLPKTGSIVKKGEPLFPRLEKQPSKSEPEEEAKIMDLPVQTGEKIELFSIEEFRKWDLRIGKIVSAEKVEGTDKLLKLEVLCPEKRQIVSGIAQFYKPEELVGKEVVLVLNLKPAKIRGVISEGMLLASHDEKGLTLLIPEREVSPGAKVS; encoded by the coding sequence GTGGCAGGGGTAAAAATCTATCTTACTACGCCCATTTACTATGTAAATAGCTATCCTCATCTTGGACATGCCTATACCACTATAGTTGCCGATGCCTTAGCCAGATTTTATCGCCAGAAAGGATATGAGGTCTTTTTTTTAACTGGCACTGATGAGCATGGAGATAAAATTGTCAAGGCGGCTCAGGAAAGGGGTAAGAGCCCGAAGGAATTTGTAGATGATGTAGCAGGAGCCTTTAAAAAAACCTGGAACGCCCTTGGTTTAACCTATAATCATTTTATTCGCACCACAGACCTTGAGCATAAAAAAACTGTTCAATATATCCTCCAGACCCTTTATGAAAAAGGGGAGTTTTACCTTGATGAGTATGAGGGGGCTTATTGCTTTGGATGTGAGAGGTTTTTAACCTCTAAGGAGCTTGATGAAAGGGGATATTGTAGGGACCACCAGAGGGCACCTGTGTGGCTTAGGGAAAAGAATTATTTCTTCAATCTGGAGAAATATCGTCCTTGGCTCAGAGATTACCTTCAGCAGGAAGACTTAATTTATCCCTCCTTTTACAAAGAGGAGGTGCTAAATCTTCTGGATGAGCCCCTTCCTCCCCTTTGTATATCAAGACCTAAGAGCAGACTGGCTTGGGGTATTGAACTACCCTTTGACCGGGACTATGTGACTTATGTTTGGTTTGATGCCCTGATTAATTATCTCTCAGGGATTGGGTTTCCTGAAAATCCCGATTGGAAAGCTCTCTGGAAGGAAAGTCATCACTTTATTGCTAAGGACATTCTCAAGCCCCATGCCATTTACTGGCCTATTATCCTCAAGGCCCTTGGGCTCCCCATTTATAAAAAGCTTTATGTGCATGGCTACTGGCTTATACACAAGATAAAGATGTCCAAGTCCTTAGGCAATGTAGTTGAGCCTCTTGAGCTTTCTAAACAATTTGGGAATGACCCCTTGAGATATTTTTTACTCAGGGAGATGGCCTTTGGTTATGATGCTGAATTTAGTCTTGAACAGTTTTTTATTCGTTATAATGCTGATTTAGCCAATGATTATGGAAATCTCGTTTACAGAACCCTCAACCTTGTAGAGAAATACTTCCGGGGAGAGGTCCCGCCTTATGAAAGTTTGCAAACTGAAGATTATGAGTTGAGAGAAAAGGTGGAATCTGCAGTAAATAAGTATTTTAGTCTTTTTGAAAACCTGCAATTTCATTTGGCTATTGAAGAACTTTTTCAGGCTATTCGGTTTGCCAATGTTTATATTGATCGGACAGCTCCTTGGAAGGAGATGAAGGAGGGGAGAAGGTCACGGGCTGGTACAATCTTGAGAAATCTGCTTTCAGCTATAAGGAGCTTTGCTCTTGCCTTAAGCCCGGTTTTACCAGAAAGTTCAAGTAAACTTTTGGAAAACCTTTCTCTAAATCCGACAGAAATCTCCTTTAAGGAGATATTTGATTGGTCACTGCCAAAGACCGGGTCTATAGTTAAAAAGGGGGAGCCCCTTTTTCCAAGACTTGAAAAGCAGCCAAGTAAATCTGAACCTGAAGAGGAGGCAAAAATAATGGACCTACCAGTGCAGACAGGGGAAAAGATTGAGCTTTTTTCTATTGAGGAGTTCAGAAAATGGGATCTCAGGATTGGAAAAATTGTCTCTGCTGAAAAGGTAGAAGGGACAGATAAGTTGTTAAAACTTGAGGTTCTTTGTCCTGAAAAAAGACAAATTGTTTCAGGGATAGCTCAATTTTATAAGCCTGAAGAGCTTGTGGGAAAGGAGGTTGTGCTTGTCTTGAATCTCAAGCCTGCTAAAATTCGTGGAGTAATTTCCGAGGGTATGCTTCTTGCCTCGCATGATGAAAAGGGGCTTACTCTTCTTATTCCTGAAAGAGAGGTCTCACCGGGAGCTAAGGTTTCTTAA
- a CDS encoding FmdE family protein: MSYFNPFELSFEALLEICKERHGHLCAGQVLGARLALLGLDLIGIKDPYGKDRKKFLVYVEIDRCATDAIQTVTGASLGKRTMKYLDFGIMAATFLNLETGKAFRVIAKEEAKESAKRYFPDLESPALRELSAYKIMPLEELFEVKEVKVKLREVDLPGKPRQKVICEACGIVVRDGRQVEKEGKVFCKICAGLGYFEEV, from the coding sequence ATGAGCTATTTTAATCCCTTTGAGCTAAGTTTTGAAGCCCTTCTTGAGATCTGCAAGGAAAGACACGGACATCTTTGTGCCGGTCAGGTGCTGGGAGCAAGACTTGCCTTACTTGGTTTGGACTTAATTGGAATTAAAGATCCCTATGGAAAAGATAGAAAAAAATTTCTCGTCTATGTGGAAATTGATAGATGTGCAACAGATGCTATTCAGACGGTTACCGGAGCCTCTCTTGGTAAAAGAACTATGAAATATTTAGACTTTGGGATTATGGCAGCAACTTTTTTAAATCTTGAGACAGGAAAGGCCTTTAGAGTCATAGCAAAGGAGGAGGCAAAAGAGAGTGCCAAAAGGTATTTTCCTGACCTTGAAAGTCCAGCCTTAAGAGAGCTTTCAGCTTATAAGATAATGCCCCTTGAGGAGCTTTTTGAGGTTAAAGAGGTAAAAGTCAAACTTAGGGAGGTTGATCTTCCCGGGAAGCCTCGTCAAAAGGTTATCTGTGAAGCCTGTGGAATAGTAGTGCGCGATGGAAGACAGGTTGAAAAAGAGGGAAAAGTCTTCTGTAAAATCTGTGCAGGTTTGGGCTATTTTGAAGAGGTTTAG
- a CDS encoding histidine triad nucleotide-binding protein, which translates to MSCIFCRIINKEIPANQIYEDDLVLAFHDINPQAPYHILVIPKKHISTLLELTEEDKVLIGHIYGVINKIAKELGFAERGYRVVVNCKEEAGQTVFHVHFHVLAGRPMEWPPG; encoded by the coding sequence ATGAGTTGCATCTTCTGTAGAATTATTAACAAAGAGATCCCAGCCAATCAGATTTATGAAGATGACCTTGTCCTTGCCTTTCACGATATAAACCCTCAGGCTCCCTATCACATTCTGGTTATTCCTAAAAAACATATTTCAACTCTTTTGGAATTAACAGAAGAGGATAAAGTCCTAATTGGACATATCTATGGGGTGATAAATAAAATTGCAAAGGAGCTTGGTTTTGCTGAGAGGGGTTATCGGGTAGTGGTAAATTGCAAAGAAGAGGCTGGGCAAACAGTCTTTCATGTGCATTTTCATGTGCTTGCGGGAAGACCTATGGAATGGCCTCCTGGCTAA
- a CDS encoding rhodanese-like domain-containing protein — MGSKILMRLGLIGGLLGSSFLLSQGLSSSQSPQLPSIHKSCGIAGCHKAAPSEFRGNIVSVSGKAELIQIDTGQVIEVKFDDNTKVVNWNQPLNKIGRGTPVKIVYTQKEGKYYATLVSVKPPMSVPPDQRISLEDLKTIWANKEGLIVDVRPKAKYDEGHIPSSINIFMADMDKHLDKLPQDKKALIVFYCEGPR, encoded by the coding sequence ATGGGAAGTAAGATCCTTATGAGGTTAGGTTTAATTGGAGGGTTACTTGGGAGTTCCTTTTTACTTTCGCAGGGGCTTAGTTCCTCTCAAAGTCCACAACTTCCAAGTATCCACAAAAGTTGTGGAATTGCAGGCTGTCATAAGGCAGCTCCTTCTGAGTTCCGTGGAAATATAGTCTCTGTATCAGGAAAGGCTGAACTTATTCAAATTGACACAGGCCAGGTTATTGAGGTTAAATTTGATGATAATACCAAAGTAGTCAACTGGAATCAGCCTTTAAATAAGATTGGAAGGGGAACTCCCGTTAAGATAGTCTATACCCAGAAAGAAGGGAAGTATTATGCCACTCTCGTGAGTGTAAAGCCACCCATGAGTGTCCCACCTGACCAGAGGATAAGTCTTGAAGATCTTAAGACAATCTGGGCTAATAAAGAAGGCCTAATTGTGGATGTTCGTCCTAAAGCTAAGTATGATGAGGGTCACATTCCTAGCTCAATTAATATCTTTATGGCTGATATGGATAAACACCTTGATAAGCTTCCCCAGGATAAAAAGGCTCTAATTGTATTTTACTGTGAAGGCCCGAGGTGA
- a CDS encoding rhodanese-like domain-containing protein, which yields MKKFLKEDMPFVLIDLREKKVAEKEHLPSAINIPLKELEKYKDKFPTHKKAPIIVYADSDELAIKGFNIVRNWGYEHTAYLPGGISAWKQAGGQILAGALKKEIVYVPKPKPGSFPVEEFKKLVASPEMSDKYFIIDVREADEYATGAFKYAKNIPLSQLEGSLNEIPKDKEIILYCATGVRSEMAYNTLKKAGFKVYFVDAKIEFQNGKYEIISNQ from the coding sequence ATTAAAAAATTTCTCAAGGAGGATATGCCCTTTGTGCTTATTGATTTAAGGGAAAAGAAGGTAGCAGAAAAAGAACATCTCCCTAGTGCTATCAATATTCCCCTTAAAGAACTTGAAAAGTATAAAGACAAATTTCCAACCCATAAAAAAGCCCCTATTATAGTTTATGCAGATAGTGATGAACTTGCTATAAAGGGATTTAACATAGTTAGAAACTGGGGATATGAGCATACCGCTTATCTGCCCGGGGGAATCTCTGCTTGGAAACAGGCAGGAGGGCAGATTCTTGCAGGAGCTCTAAAAAAAGAAATTGTATATGTTCCTAAACCCAAGCCAGGATCTTTTCCAGTAGAGGAGTTTAAAAAACTTGTGGCTTCACCTGAAATGTCAGACAAATACTTTATTATTGATGTCCGGGAGGCTGATGAATATGCCACAGGGGCTTTTAAATACGCTAAAAATATCCCCCTTTCTCAACTTGAAGGAAGCCTTAATGAAATCCCCAAGGATAAAGAAATCATCCTTTACTGTGCAACAGGTGTGAGATCTGAAATGGCCTATAATACCCTTAAAAAAGCAGGATTTAAGGTTTATTTTGTAGATGCAAAAATAGAATTTCAAAATGGAAAATATGAAATAATATCTAATCAGTAG
- the rpsT gene encoding 30S ribosomal protein S20, translating to MPQHKSAEKELRQSERRRLRNRTFKSRVKTEIKKFLSLLENNDLDAAERQLRVAQSLLQKGVSKGIFHKNKAGNKISELFSKLNQAKIKTSVQTVAEA from the coding sequence GTGCCTCAACACAAATCAGCTGAAAAGGAATTAAGACAAAGTGAAAGAAGAAGATTGCGTAATCGCACTTTTAAAAGCCGGGTTAAAACAGAAATCAAAAAATTTTTAAGCCTTCTTGAAAATAATGATCTTGATGCTGCTGAAAGACAATTAAGAGTAGCCCAGAGCCTTTTACAAAAAGGAGTAAGCAAGGGCATTTTTCACAAAAACAAGGCAGGGAATAAGATCTCCGAGCTATTTTCCAAACTTAATCAAGCCAAAATTAAGACCTCAGTTCAGACTGTGGCAGAAGCCTAA
- a CDS encoding AIR synthase-related protein — protein sequence MRVNRIEVSLKPEFNDTHAQKIIKKIQRDLALNLEDLHYFRVYLVEGDFTDDLLKIFAESALSDPVIETYSLNEPLYLKLGITFDWALEIGFRPGVTDNEGKTAEEALSYILERHLIPEKEGVYFAKLLLIKGELTKAEIERIARDLLANELIERWFILSFAEAQKRWFDYPAPRVTEYFPPLVETFDLSSFSDDELLKLSRERLLALNLEEMKAIQKFFTKEDFIKLREKYGLSREITDVELESLAQTWSEHCKHKIFNAEIHYRDLEKGTETKIDSLFKTYIKGATDKVRKSKGERDFCLSVFVDNAGVIKLDDKWALAFKVETHNSPSALDPYGGALTGIVGVNRDPLGTGKGAKLIFNTDVFCFAPPNWDKPLPPRILHPKRIFEGVREGVEHGGNQSGIPTVNGSIVFDPRYLGKPLVYCGTGGLIPLEVAGKPGWEKKACPGDIIVMVGGKIGKDGIHGATFSSEALHEGSPATAVQIGDPITQKRMIDFLLKARDLGLYTSITDNGAGGLSSSVGEMAKEAGGAEIDLSKAPLKYPGLRPWEILVSESQERMTVAVPPEKLQEFLKLSEKMGVLSTPLGRFTNSGYFHILYDGKTVGLLPLEFLHEGVPQLKLSAEWKRPELPEKVDVPYPEDFKELLKGLLRSFNICSKEYVVRQYDHEVQGGSVIKPLCGKGEDGPSDAAVLRYDLQSNAGIVISHGICPKFSDYDTYYMVANAIDEAVRNSVSVGGDPEFMAGLDNFCWCDPVESEKTPDGRYKLAQLVRANQALYDYTTAFSIPLISGKDSMKNDYHMALSLNPSTVNPYGVGVILPDGSLKISIPPTLLFSLISKIPNVELAQTMEIKRAGALVYLLGQTREELAGSEYFNLLGLRGGKVPRPNPELNKKIYLCLRDAIYARLVDSAHDLSDGGLGVALAEKAFSGGFGLFIDLSAIPFEGEKREDFLLFSESAGRIVVTVPKDRQRDFESLFRWGPCYLIGETLNEPVLEIKGFSGSLILSADLDELKKAWQEPFANW from the coding sequence ATGAGAGTTAATCGCATAGAGGTCAGTCTTAAGCCTGAGTTTAATGATACTCATGCCCAAAAAATTATAAAGAAAATCCAAAGAGACTTAGCACTTAACCTTGAAGATCTTCATTACTTCAGGGTTTACCTTGTGGAAGGGGATTTTACTGATGATCTCCTTAAGATATTTGCAGAATCCGCTCTTTCAGATCCAGTTATTGAGACCTATTCCCTTAATGAACCCCTTTATTTAAAACTTGGTATTACTTTTGATTGGGCTTTAGAAATAGGGTTTCGTCCTGGAGTAACGGATAATGAAGGAAAAACTGCTGAGGAAGCTCTTTCCTATATCCTTGAGCGCCACCTTATTCCTGAAAAAGAAGGGGTCTATTTTGCAAAGCTTTTGTTAATTAAGGGAGAGCTTACTAAGGCAGAGATTGAAAGAATTGCCAGGGATTTACTGGCTAATGAACTTATTGAAAGATGGTTTATCCTTTCCTTTGCTGAGGCCCAAAAGAGATGGTTTGATTATCCAGCTCCAAGGGTTACAGAGTATTTTCCCCCTTTAGTTGAGACCTTTGATCTTTCAAGTTTTTCTGATGATGAACTACTTAAACTATCCAGGGAAAGGCTTCTTGCCCTGAATCTTGAAGAAATGAAGGCCATTCAGAAGTTTTTTACCAAGGAGGATTTTATCAAATTAAGGGAAAAATATGGTCTTTCAAGGGAGATAACAGATGTTGAGCTTGAAAGCCTTGCTCAGACCTGGTCTGAGCACTGTAAACATAAGATCTTTAATGCCGAAATTCATTATAGGGATCTTGAAAAGGGCACCGAAACCAAAATAGATAGTCTTTTTAAGACCTATATCAAAGGTGCAACGGACAAAGTTCGCAAGAGTAAGGGAGAAAGGGATTTTTGTCTTTCGGTTTTTGTGGATAATGCAGGGGTTATTAAATTAGATGATAAGTGGGCCCTTGCCTTTAAGGTTGAGACTCATAATAGTCCCTCAGCCCTTGACCCTTATGGAGGGGCTCTAACTGGTATTGTGGGAGTAAACCGTGACCCTTTGGGAACAGGTAAGGGTGCAAAGCTTATTTTTAACACCGATGTTTTTTGTTTTGCCCCACCCAATTGGGATAAACCCCTTCCTCCCCGAATCCTTCATCCCAAGAGAATCTTTGAGGGGGTAAGAGAGGGGGTTGAGCATGGAGGAAATCAAAGTGGAATACCCACAGTGAACGGATCCATTGTTTTTGACCCAAGATATCTTGGAAAACCCCTTGTCTATTGTGGAACAGGAGGGCTTATTCCCCTTGAGGTGGCGGGAAAACCAGGCTGGGAAAAGAAGGCCTGCCCTGGGGATATTATTGTTATGGTAGGAGGAAAAATCGGAAAAGATGGTATTCACGGTGCAACCTTTTCCTCCGAGGCTTTGCACGAAGGTTCTCCTGCCACGGCTGTTCAGATAGGAGACCCTATTACCCAGAAGAGAATGATAGATTTTCTCCTTAAGGCAAGAGATTTAGGGCTTTATACCTCCATTACGGATAATGGCGCAGGAGGGCTTTCTTCCTCGGTAGGTGAAATGGCAAAAGAGGCAGGGGGAGCTGAGATTGATCTTTCTAAGGCCCCTCTTAAATATCCCGGGCTTAGACCCTGGGAAATACTTGTCTCAGAAAGTCAGGAGAGAATGACTGTAGCCGTGCCTCCTGAAAAACTTCAGGAATTTCTTAAGCTTTCAGAAAAAATGGGTGTTCTTTCAACTCCCCTGGGAAGATTTACTAATTCTGGCTATTTTCATATTCTCTATGATGGAAAAACTGTTGGGCTTTTACCCCTTGAGTTTCTTCATGAAGGAGTGCCTCAGCTAAAACTCTCAGCAGAATGGAAGAGACCAGAGCTTCCTGAAAAAGTAGATGTGCCCTATCCTGAGGACTTTAAAGAGCTCTTAAAGGGGTTACTTAGAAGTTTTAATATCTGCTCCAAAGAATATGTTGTGCGTCAATACGATCACGAGGTGCAAGGAGGAAGTGTTATTAAACCCCTTTGTGGAAAAGGAGAAGATGGTCCAAGTGATGCAGCGGTCCTGAGATATGACCTTCAAAGTAACGCAGGGATTGTGATTTCCCATGGAATTTGTCCCAAGTTTTCAGACTATGATACCTATTATATGGTAGCCAATGCAATAGATGAGGCTGTGAGAAACTCGGTCTCCGTTGGTGGAGATCCTGAATTTATGGCTGGTCTTGATAATTTTTGCTGGTGTGATCCCGTAGAAAGTGAAAAGACACCCGATGGAAGATATAAACTTGCCCAGCTCGTGAGAGCCAATCAAGCCCTTTATGACTATACTACTGCCTTTAGTATCCCTCTTATTTCTGGAAAGGACTCCATGAAAAATGATTATCACATGGCTCTTTCCCTTAACCCCTCTACGGTGAATCCCTATGGGGTAGGGGTGATTTTGCCTGATGGGAGTCTAAAGATATCTATTCCTCCTACCCTTCTTTTTTCTTTAATTTCAAAGATTCCAAATGTAGAGCTTGCTCAGACAATGGAGATAAAGAGAGCAGGGGCTTTAGTTTACCTCCTTGGACAGACGAGGGAAGAGCTTGCAGGTTCTGAATACTTCAATCTCCTGGGTCTAAGAGGAGGGAAGGTTCCAAGGCCCAATCCTGAGCTTAATAAAAAAATTTATCTCTGTCTCAGAGATGCCATATATGCCAGACTGGTTGATTCAGCACATGATCTTTCCGACGGGGGCTTGGGAGTAGCTTTGGCAGAAAAGGCCTTTTCTGGAGGTTTTGGCCTTTTCATTGACCTTTCAGCCATTCCTTTTGAGGGCGAAAAAAGGGAGGATTTTCTTCTTTTTTCAGAAAGTGCCGGAAGAATTGTAGTAACAGTTCCAAAGGACAGACAAAGGGACTTTGAAAGTCTTTTCAGATGGGGGCCCTGTTATCTCATAGGGGAGACCCTAAATGAGCCAGTTCTTGAGATAAAGGGCTTTTCAGGTAGTCTTATCCTCTCAGCAGATCTTGATGAGCTTAAAAAGGCCTGGCAGGAGCCTTTTGCTAACTGGTAA